In a single window of the Anabas testudineus chromosome 19, fAnaTes1.2, whole genome shotgun sequence genome:
- the psmc5 gene encoding 26S proteasome regulatory subunit 8 isoform X1, whose protein sequence is MRRFSSGCRNSKMEVDGLDHMEMGESKGGSGLQQYYLSKVEELQLTVNEKSQNLRRLQAQRNELNAKVRLLREELQLLQEQGSYVGEVVRVMDKKKVLVKVHPEGKFVVDVDKNIDINDVTPNCRVALRNDSYTLHKILPNKVDPLVSLMMVEKVPDSTYEMIGGLDKQIKEIKEVIELPVKHPELFEALGIAQPKGVLLYGPPGTGKTLLARAVAHHTDCTFIRVSGSELVQKFIGEGARMVRELFVMAREHAPSIIFMDEIDSIGSSRLEGGSGGDSEVQRTMLELLNQLDGFEATKNIKVIMATNRIDILDSALLRPGRIDRKIEFPPPNEEARLDILKIHSRKMNLTRGINLRKIAELMPGASGAEVKGVCTEAGMYALRERRVHVTQEDFEMAVAKVMQKDSEKNMSIKKLWK, encoded by the exons ATGCGCAGGTTTTCAAGCGGATGCAGGAATTCCAAGATGGAGGTGGACGGTCTTGATCAT ATGGAGATGGGGGAGAGTAAAGGTGGCTCAGGTCTCCAGCAGTACTACTTGTCTAAAGTAGAAGAGTTGCAG CTGACAGTTAATGAAAAGAGCCAGAATCTCAGACGTCTGCAGGCACAGAGAAATGAACTCAATGCTAAAG TACGTCTCCTTCGTGAGGAGCTGCAGTTACTACAGGAGCAGGGATCCTATGTAGGAGAAGTGGTCAGAGTCATGGACAAAAAGAAAGTCCTAGTCAAG GTTCATCCAGAAGGAAAATTTGTTGTGGATGTGGACAAGAACATTGACATCAATGAT GTGACGCCAAATTGTCGTGTAGCTCTGCGTAACGACAGCTACACCTTGCATAAGATCCTGCCCAACAAGGTGGACCCTCTGGTTTCCCTTATGATGGTGGAGAAGGTACCAGACTCCACCTATGAAATGATTGGTGGCTTGGATAAGCAGATCAAGGAGATCAAGGAAGTCATCGAGCTGCCTGTGAAGCACCCAGAGCTATTTGAGGCTTTAGGCATTGCCCAACCCAAG GGTGTGCTGCTGTACGGTCCACCAGGTACAGGGAAGACCCTGTTGGCAAGAGCTGTAGCCCACCATACTGACTGTACCTTCATCAGGGTCTCTGGCTCCGAGCTGGTCCAGAAGTTTATTGGAGAGG GTGCCCGTATGGTGCGGGAGCTGTTTGTCATGGCTAGAGAACATGCTCCCTCCATCATCTTCATGGACGAGATCGACTCCATCGGCTCATCTCGCTTGGAGGGAGGCTCAGGTGGTGACAGTGAGGTGCAGAGAACAATGTTGGAGCTGCTCAATCAGCTGGATGGCTTCGAGGCCACCAAGAACATCAAG GTTATTATGGCCACAAACCGTATAGACATCCTGGACTCTGCTTTACTTAGGCCAGGCAGAATTGACAGGAAGATTGAGTTTCCCCCTCCAAATGAAGAG GCTCGTCTGGATATCCTGAAGATCCACTCCAGGAAGATGAATCTCACACGTGGCATTAATCTGCGAAAGATTGCAGAGCTGATGCCTGGAGCCTCTGGTGCTGAGGTTAAG gGTGTTTGCACAGAAGCAGGGATGTACGCTCTGAGAGAAAGGAGAGTTCATGTTACCCAGGAGGACTTTGAGATGGCTGTGGCAAAG GTGATGCAGAAAGACAGCGAGAAGAACATGTCGATCAAGAAGCTGTGGAAGTAA
- the psmc5 gene encoding 26S proteasome regulatory subunit 8 isoform X2, which translates to MEMGESKGGSGLQQYYLSKVEELQLTVNEKSQNLRRLQAQRNELNAKVRLLREELQLLQEQGSYVGEVVRVMDKKKVLVKVHPEGKFVVDVDKNIDINDVTPNCRVALRNDSYTLHKILPNKVDPLVSLMMVEKVPDSTYEMIGGLDKQIKEIKEVIELPVKHPELFEALGIAQPKGVLLYGPPGTGKTLLARAVAHHTDCTFIRVSGSELVQKFIGEGARMVRELFVMAREHAPSIIFMDEIDSIGSSRLEGGSGGDSEVQRTMLELLNQLDGFEATKNIKVIMATNRIDILDSALLRPGRIDRKIEFPPPNEEARLDILKIHSRKMNLTRGINLRKIAELMPGASGAEVKGVCTEAGMYALRERRVHVTQEDFEMAVAKVMQKDSEKNMSIKKLWK; encoded by the exons ATGGAGATGGGGGAGAGTAAAGGTGGCTCAGGTCTCCAGCAGTACTACTTGTCTAAAGTAGAAGAGTTGCAG CTGACAGTTAATGAAAAGAGCCAGAATCTCAGACGTCTGCAGGCACAGAGAAATGAACTCAATGCTAAAG TACGTCTCCTTCGTGAGGAGCTGCAGTTACTACAGGAGCAGGGATCCTATGTAGGAGAAGTGGTCAGAGTCATGGACAAAAAGAAAGTCCTAGTCAAG GTTCATCCAGAAGGAAAATTTGTTGTGGATGTGGACAAGAACATTGACATCAATGAT GTGACGCCAAATTGTCGTGTAGCTCTGCGTAACGACAGCTACACCTTGCATAAGATCCTGCCCAACAAGGTGGACCCTCTGGTTTCCCTTATGATGGTGGAGAAGGTACCAGACTCCACCTATGAAATGATTGGTGGCTTGGATAAGCAGATCAAGGAGATCAAGGAAGTCATCGAGCTGCCTGTGAAGCACCCAGAGCTATTTGAGGCTTTAGGCATTGCCCAACCCAAG GGTGTGCTGCTGTACGGTCCACCAGGTACAGGGAAGACCCTGTTGGCAAGAGCTGTAGCCCACCATACTGACTGTACCTTCATCAGGGTCTCTGGCTCCGAGCTGGTCCAGAAGTTTATTGGAGAGG GTGCCCGTATGGTGCGGGAGCTGTTTGTCATGGCTAGAGAACATGCTCCCTCCATCATCTTCATGGACGAGATCGACTCCATCGGCTCATCTCGCTTGGAGGGAGGCTCAGGTGGTGACAGTGAGGTGCAGAGAACAATGTTGGAGCTGCTCAATCAGCTGGATGGCTTCGAGGCCACCAAGAACATCAAG GTTATTATGGCCACAAACCGTATAGACATCCTGGACTCTGCTTTACTTAGGCCAGGCAGAATTGACAGGAAGATTGAGTTTCCCCCTCCAAATGAAGAG GCTCGTCTGGATATCCTGAAGATCCACTCCAGGAAGATGAATCTCACACGTGGCATTAATCTGCGAAAGATTGCAGAGCTGATGCCTGGAGCCTCTGGTGCTGAGGTTAAG gGTGTTTGCACAGAAGCAGGGATGTACGCTCTGAGAGAAAGGAGAGTTCATGTTACCCAGGAGGACTTTGAGATGGCTGTGGCAAAG GTGATGCAGAAAGACAGCGAGAAGAACATGTCGATCAAGAAGCTGTGGAAGTAA
- the LOC113156556 gene encoding MAGUK p55 subfamily member 3-like isoform X2, whose product MPIVSASTGLHETLALLTSQLHPDADHKEDLVFLKDVFSERSLGYLMKIHDKLKQYEKQNPTPVLHSASCLAEDLAEELQSGPLDEDERELLLLLSTPHLKAVLSAHDTVAQKNFDPVLPPLPDDLDDDLEEESVKIVRLVKNKEPLGATIRRDEASGAVIVARIMRGGAADRSGLVHVGDELREVNGNLITHKRPDEISQILSQSQGSITLKIIPAVVEDDKLKESRVYLRALFDYTPFEDKATPCQEAGLPFKRGDILQVVSQEDATWWQAKRVGDCNLRAALIPSTQFQERRLRYRMKMGSLPTPTYDRAEREDCDRDGAVNGKDIASLRRSFRLRKDHQSSSSEPHTPDANHADFLIYEEVTQYLLRPGERPRLIVLIGALGARITELKQKVIAENPRRYGLAVPHTTRARKSHEREGVEYHFITKAAFEADIHNGKFIEYGEYKDNLYGTSLESIHRILDQNKVCLVDVQPEALKTLRTAEFKPYVIFVQPHICSSQRKQLSSSSSLSLGITEDDLLEMKQSAEQIDKCYGHWVDYVLVKEDPVSALAELQVLLERVQMEPQWVPASWVRS is encoded by the exons ATGCCCATTGTGTCTGCAAGCACAG GGCTGCATGAGACTTTAGCCCTGCTCACCTCTCAGCTCCACCCTGATGCCGACCACAAGGAAGACCTGGTcttcctcaaagatgtcttcaGCGAGAGAAGCCTTGGTTACCTGATGAAG ATCCACGACAAACTGAAGCAGTATGAGAAACAGAACCCTACTCCAGTCCTGCACAGCGCCTCCTGTCTGGCAGAAGAT CTGGCAGAGGAGCTTCAGAGTGGACCGCTGGACGAGGATGAGAGAGAGCTGCTTCTCCTGCTGAGCACGCCTCATCtcaag GCGGTGCTGTCAGCCCACGACACAGTGGCTCAAAAAAACTTTGACCCAGTGCTCCCACCGCTGCCGGACGATCTCGACGACGACCTGGAGGAAGAGTCGGTGAAGATTGTCCGTCTGGTGAAGAACAAGGAGCCACTG GGAGCAACCATTCGGAGAGATGAAGCGTCGGGAGCTGTAATTGTGGCCAGAATCATGAGGGGAGGGGCAGCGGACCGCAGCG GTCTGGTGCATGTAGGGGATGAGCTTCGAGAGGTCAACGGAAACTTAATAACCCACAAAAGGCCCGATGAAATTAGCCAGATTCTG TCGCAGTCACAAGGCTCCATCACCCTGAAAATCATCCCGGCTGTCGTAGAGGACGACAAACTGAAGGAAAGCAGG GTCTACCTTCGGGCTTTGTTTGACTACACGCCCTTTGAGGACAAGGCCACGCCGTGCCAAGAGGCAGGACTTCCCTTCAAAAGGGGGGACATTCTTCAGGTGGTGAGTCAAGAGGACGCCACCTGGTGGCAGGCCAAGAGAGTGGGTGACTGCAACCTGCGTGCAGCCCTCATCCCCTCCACACAGTTCCAGGAGAG GCGCCTGAGATACAGGATGAAAATGGGCTCGCTCCCTACTCCTACAT ATGATCGTGCTGAGAGAG AAGATTGTGACCGTGATGGTGCTGTGAACGGAAAGGACATAG CTAGCCTGCGCAGAAGTTTCCGCCTCAGGAAGGATCACCAGAGTTCATCATCAGAACCGCATACTCCTGATGCAAATCACGCCGACTTTCTGATTTATGAGGAAGTAACACAATATTTGCTGCGTCCTGGTGAGAGGCCTCGCCTTATAGTGTTGATAG GGGCCTTAGGAGCTCGCATCACTGAACTCAAACAGAAGGTGATCGCCGAGAATCCCCGACGATATGGTTTGGCTGTGCCTC ACACTACTCGAGCCAGGAAGTCTCATGAGAGAGAAGGGGTGGAGTACCACTTCATCACTAAAGCAGCATTTGAAGCGGACATCCACAATGGCAA GTTTATTGAATATGGAGAGTACAAAGATAATCTGTATGGCACCAGTTTGGAGTCCATTCACAGAATTTTGGATCAAAACAAGGTTTGTCTGGTGGATGTGCAACCAGAG GCACTTAAGACATTACGGACAGCTGAGTTCAAGCCATACGTCATCTTTGTACAGCCTCACATCTGCAGTAGTCAAAGGaaacagctcagctcctcttcctcactcaGCTTAGGGATCACA GAGGACGATTTATTAGAAATGAAGCAGTCAGCAGAGCAGATTGATAAGTGCTACGGCCATTGGGTGGACTACGTCTTGGTAAAGGAGGACCCAGTCAGTGCCTTAGCTGAGCTTCAAGTCTTACTGGAGAGGGTGCAGATGGAGCCACAGTGGGTGCCTGCGTCCTGGGTGAGGAGCTAG
- the LOC113156556 gene encoding MAGUK p55 subfamily member 3-like isoform X1, whose product MPIVSASTGLHETLALLTSQLHPDADHKEDLVFLKDVFSERSLGYLMKIHDKLKQYEKQNPTPVLHSASCLAEDLAEELQSGPLDEDERELLLLLSTPHLKAVLSAHDTVAQKNFDPVLPPLPDDLDDDLEEESVKIVRLVKNKEPLGATIRRDEASGAVIVARIMRGGAADRSGLVHVGDELREVNGNLITHKRPDEISQILSQSQGSITLKIIPAVVEDDKLKESRVYLRALFDYTPFEDKATPCQEAGLPFKRGDILQVVSQEDATWWQAKRVGDCNLRAALIPSTQFQERRLRYRMKMGSLPTPTYDRAEREDCDRDGAVNGKDIVSPKSKAAPAFCGHAFSWDFYSASLRRSFRLRKDHQSSSSEPHTPDANHADFLIYEEVTQYLLRPGERPRLIVLIGALGARITELKQKVIAENPRRYGLAVPHTTRARKSHEREGVEYHFITKAAFEADIHNGKFIEYGEYKDNLYGTSLESIHRILDQNKVCLVDVQPEALKTLRTAEFKPYVIFVQPHICSSQRKQLSSSSSLSLGITEDDLLEMKQSAEQIDKCYGHWVDYVLVKEDPVSALAELQVLLERVQMEPQWVPASWVRS is encoded by the exons ATGCCCATTGTGTCTGCAAGCACAG GGCTGCATGAGACTTTAGCCCTGCTCACCTCTCAGCTCCACCCTGATGCCGACCACAAGGAAGACCTGGTcttcctcaaagatgtcttcaGCGAGAGAAGCCTTGGTTACCTGATGAAG ATCCACGACAAACTGAAGCAGTATGAGAAACAGAACCCTACTCCAGTCCTGCACAGCGCCTCCTGTCTGGCAGAAGAT CTGGCAGAGGAGCTTCAGAGTGGACCGCTGGACGAGGATGAGAGAGAGCTGCTTCTCCTGCTGAGCACGCCTCATCtcaag GCGGTGCTGTCAGCCCACGACACAGTGGCTCAAAAAAACTTTGACCCAGTGCTCCCACCGCTGCCGGACGATCTCGACGACGACCTGGAGGAAGAGTCGGTGAAGATTGTCCGTCTGGTGAAGAACAAGGAGCCACTG GGAGCAACCATTCGGAGAGATGAAGCGTCGGGAGCTGTAATTGTGGCCAGAATCATGAGGGGAGGGGCAGCGGACCGCAGCG GTCTGGTGCATGTAGGGGATGAGCTTCGAGAGGTCAACGGAAACTTAATAACCCACAAAAGGCCCGATGAAATTAGCCAGATTCTG TCGCAGTCACAAGGCTCCATCACCCTGAAAATCATCCCGGCTGTCGTAGAGGACGACAAACTGAAGGAAAGCAGG GTCTACCTTCGGGCTTTGTTTGACTACACGCCCTTTGAGGACAAGGCCACGCCGTGCCAAGAGGCAGGACTTCCCTTCAAAAGGGGGGACATTCTTCAGGTGGTGAGTCAAGAGGACGCCACCTGGTGGCAGGCCAAGAGAGTGGGTGACTGCAACCTGCGTGCAGCCCTCATCCCCTCCACACAGTTCCAGGAGAG GCGCCTGAGATACAGGATGAAAATGGGCTCGCTCCCTACTCCTACAT ATGATCGTGCTGAGAGAG AAGATTGTGACCGTGATGGTGCTGTGAACGGAAAGGACATAG TTTCTCCCAAGAGTAAGGCAGCCCCTGCCTTCTGTGGCCATGCTTTCTCATGGGATTTTTACTCAG CTAGCCTGCGCAGAAGTTTCCGCCTCAGGAAGGATCACCAGAGTTCATCATCAGAACCGCATACTCCTGATGCAAATCACGCCGACTTTCTGATTTATGAGGAAGTAACACAATATTTGCTGCGTCCTGGTGAGAGGCCTCGCCTTATAGTGTTGATAG GGGCCTTAGGAGCTCGCATCACTGAACTCAAACAGAAGGTGATCGCCGAGAATCCCCGACGATATGGTTTGGCTGTGCCTC ACACTACTCGAGCCAGGAAGTCTCATGAGAGAGAAGGGGTGGAGTACCACTTCATCACTAAAGCAGCATTTGAAGCGGACATCCACAATGGCAA GTTTATTGAATATGGAGAGTACAAAGATAATCTGTATGGCACCAGTTTGGAGTCCATTCACAGAATTTTGGATCAAAACAAGGTTTGTCTGGTGGATGTGCAACCAGAG GCACTTAAGACATTACGGACAGCTGAGTTCAAGCCATACGTCATCTTTGTACAGCCTCACATCTGCAGTAGTCAAAGGaaacagctcagctcctcttcctcactcaGCTTAGGGATCACA GAGGACGATTTATTAGAAATGAAGCAGTCAGCAGAGCAGATTGATAAGTGCTACGGCCATTGGGTGGACTACGTCTTGGTAAAGGAGGACCCAGTCAGTGCCTTAGCTGAGCTTCAAGTCTTACTGGAGAGGGTGCAGATGGAGCCACAGTGGGTGCCTGCGTCCTGGGTGAGGAGCTAG
- the LOC113156630 gene encoding mucin-13-like: protein MARTFRLLLVLLLVVASSCVDSEGQDETTDSSTTATEATTTSTAATTTSTEATTTSTAATTTSTEATTTSTAATTTSDGSGTAAPDATTVSVETTVASDNTATTPSDSTASVTSGSGDSATTQVPSTATPTEPSENPCDSNPCGRGSTCDPRANETYVCLCLPGMAYNNISKSCNNAKVFPGQLSLSDIKYNDKMKDKTSEEFLEASEKISSTLSGIFAGSGYSETIVLAIEPIQTRKVESREEPGVSATVDIVFNVDSEITTKDLNDKIEAVGGTFTEGNLCSGACDLDTMTCTSGNGTYTCTCKENYVKTDFSDRVCIACPSGQKWQDSDCVNCPFGYSGLNCNESWQLALVITGSVLGGLLLIALIVLPIVSVKCAKKSSKSSGYEDNGKSYVSPTPAKLPLVNGNSQAQPVNGSGFVNPGVPKIPRATTTNNWDSRTNLEMTPSNSRQNLIPADRNSRLYNDPDDMNPYAQSRPSGYGQARPQNNPYAQSRPQVNPYAQSQGQGNSYYSGSRFS from the exons ATGGCTCGAACATTCAGACTGCTGTTGGTCCTTTTGCTGGTCGTAGCCT CCTCTTGTGTTGACTCTGAGGGACAAGATGAAACAACTGATTCTAGTACAACAGCAACGGAAGCTACAACAACATCAACTGCAGCTACAACAACATCAACTGAAGCTACAACAACATCGACTGCAGCCACAACAACATCAACTGAAGCTACAACAACATCGACTGCAGCCACAACAACATCAGATGGGTCAGGTACAGCAGCACCAGATGCTACTACAGTATCAGTTGAGACTACAGTAGCATCAGATAATACCGCGACGACACCATCAGATTCAACTGCTAGTGTAACATCGGGTTCGGGTGATTCAGCCACAACACAAGTACCTTCTACAGCAACACCTACAGAGCCTTCAG AAAATCCCTGTGATTCAAACCCATGTGGTCGTGGGAGCACCTGTGATCCTCGTGCCAATGAAACCTACGTGTGCCTGTGTTTGCCTGGTATGGCCTACAATAATATCAGCAAAAGTTGCAATAATG CCAAAGTTTTCCCTGGACAACTGAGCCTGtctgatataaaatataatgacaAGATGAAGGACAAGACATCAGAGGAATTTCTAGAAGCCTCAGAGAAAATTAGTAGCACG CTGTCAGGTATTTTCGCTGGCTCTGGCTACTCTGAAACTATCGTTCTTGCCATCGA ACCAATTCAAACAAGAAAAGTTGAGTCGAGGGAAGAACCCGGGGTCAGCGCAACTGTGGACATTGTCTTCAATGTAGATTCTGAAATTACAACGAAAGACCTTAACGATAAAATCGAGGCGGTAGGGGGCACTTTTACTG AGGGAAACCTGTGTAGCGGAGCCTGCGATCTAGACACTATGACGTGCACCTCAGGAAATGGAACATATACATGTACCTGTAAAGAAAACTACGTTAAGACAGACTTCAGTGATAGAGTGTGCATTG CTTGTCCCAGTGGGCAGAAATGGCAGGACTCTGATTGTGTCAA TTGTCCATTTGGCTATTCTGGTTTGAACTGCAATGAAT catggCAGCTGGCACTGGTAATCACCGGCTCCGTGCTCGGTGGGCTGCTGCTCATCGCACTCATCGTTCTGCCTATAGTATCAGTAAA atgCGCAAAGAAGAGCTCCAAGAGTAGTGGATATGAAGACAATGGGAAGTCTTATGTCAGCCCTACTCCTGCCAAGTTACCATTGGTTAATGGCAACAGCCAAGCACAGCCTGTGAATGGGTCAGGCTTCGTCAACCCTGGGGTGCCTAAAATCCCTCGGGCCACAACCACCAACAACTGGGATAGCAGGACCAACTTGGAGATGACTCCAAGCAACAGCAGGCAAAATCTGATCCCTGCGGACAGGAACTCG CGGCTCTACAACGACCCAGACGACATGAACCCATACGCTCAGTCCCGACCCAGTGGCTATGGTCAGGCACGACCCCAGAACAACCCATATGCCCAGAGTCGACCCCAGGTGAACCCATATGCACAGAGCCAAGGCCAGGGCAACTCTTACTACAGCGGAAGTCGGTTCTCCTAA